The following is a genomic window from Chitinispirillales bacterium.
AAACAAAGAAAAATAAAGCGCCGAAACAAAAGTTGAAATTGCGCCTATTGAATAAGCGACTGACATCCCCCATTTTTCCATAATTATACCGCCTAAAATCAAACCTCCGCCAAGGCCTACATCCCAACATGTCAAATACGTCGAACTTGCCGCCGCTCTTCTGTTATCGGGAGATAAATTCACAAAAAGAGTATTAAAGGCGGGAAATGTGATCCCGTACCCCAAACCCATAAAAAGTCCGACTAAATAAAACAGGATTTTTATATAGATAATATTTTGGATTTTTACAAAACCTATCGCAGAAAACAAAGTAAGGACTAGCGAAACCAAAAATATACCAAATGTTATTGCCGTCGTAAGTTTACCCCTGTCTATAATTTTCCCGGAAAATATGCGCGACAAAATAAGTCCTGCCGACATAAGAGCAAAAAACAAGCCCGTTCCTTCAAGAATTCCAAGTTCTTTCCCGTATAGCGCAGAAAACGATACTATTAAACCGTAAGGATAAGACAACAAAATCAATGAAATTCCCGCATAAACTCCTTTGATTTGAAAAAACTTGTCAAACGACAGTTTCTTATTTTCGGGCGTTCTTTCTATGCGCTTTTTTTCTTTTGGCAAATGTACTTCCAAAATACATATAAACCCCGCTATACAAAGCAAAAACGCGATAATGAATATCCAAAAAAAGTCGTAAGTAGTTTCGTGAATATAGAGCCCTGCCATCGGACCCGCCGCCATTGCTATGCTGTTTGATATTCCAAAATATCCAAATCCTTCGCCGCGGCGGTTTTCGTCAACTATATCGGTAATTAACGCGTTTCCGCAAACCGATTGCGCTCCGAAAACAAATCCGTGAACGCTTCGTATGATAAGAAAGAACGCCATTCCTTCAAAAAACGGGTAAGGCAGAAAAAGCAGGGAATAAATCAAAAGAAGCAAACAATAAAGTGTTTTTCGATTAAACAGATCCGAGAAATAAGCGAAAATCGGTCGTCCGATCATTGCCGAAAACGTATAAGAAGCTAGTATTATGCCGGTATGCGATTGTAAAATCCGGTATTTTTCAATCAAAAATATCGGAAGTATCGGCAAGAGCATATAGAAACCAAAACAATTAAGGAAATTTCCTATACATGCGAAAATATAACTTCTGGTAAATAATTTTTCTTTTTGCATAACAATGAACTATTTCGGTTTTGCTTTTCCTTCTTTTTGCGTTTTGTCTTTCGCTTTTTTATTTGTATTTTGCGTTGCTTTCGTTCCTACGGCGTCTTGAACTTCTTCAGCGGATTCAGGAATTATTTCTATCGGCTCTTCCGTTTTATTTTCCATATCCGCTTTAGGCGAGTCGTCATTTTTCGGCTTTTGAACCTGTTCTTTGACATTTTTTTGGACAGCCGCTTGATTTTTTTCAGTCGAAATCTTTTTCATAGTTTCATTAGCTTTGGAAATAAATTCGCTTGCCGGATATTTTTGAATGAATTTGGTAAATTCTTCAAGAGATTTATCGGATTCGCCCAAAAGATAATAGCATATTCCTATGCGATACTGCGCGTCGTCTTCTTTGGCGGAACCTTTGAAAGAGAAAATTTTTTGGTAATATTCCAGCGCCTGCGAATAACTTTTTTGAGCAAAATAGCTTTCCGCTATCCAATAATAGGCTCTGTCCGAATACTTTCCTTTCGGAAACGAATTTAATATTTCTTTCATAAATTGACGGGTTTCATCGAAAAAATTTTTGCGGAAAGCGTCAAGTCCGCGGCTATAAAGCGAATATTCATCACCGCCGAGAGTTTCGGTAGCCGTTGAAACGGTAAATCCGCTTGGACGCGGAGCCGTCTTTTGCGCTTGTTGAACAAACGGAATGAGGCGAATATCTTTAACCTGAGAATATAAATCACGAAACGCTTCCGTTAAATATATAAGCTGAACTTCAACGTCTTCCAGGCGGGTCGCAGAAAAATCTTTTAGAAGAACATCAATTATATTTTGTTTTTTTACGATTTCTTTTTGCGCCGCTTGAATTTGAGATAATAAATTTTCTGTGTTTGTTACTATTGTTATTGCAGAGTCGGCGGTTTTTTTCACATTGGAAATTTCCTGACGAATTTCTACAAGTTCTTTTTTTGCGCCGAAAACACAAAACACAAT
Proteins encoded in this region:
- a CDS encoding tetratricopeptide repeat protein, encoding MKKLLVLFFLIVFCVFGAKKELVEIRQEISNVKKTADSAITIVTNTENLLSQIQAAQKEIVKKQNIIDVLLKDFSATRLEDVEVQLIYLTEAFRDLYSQVKDIRLIPFVQQAQKTAPRPSGFTVSTATETLGGDEYSLYSRGLDAFRKNFFDETRQFMKEILNSFPKGKYSDRAYYWIAESYFAQKSYSQALEYYQKIFSFKGSAKEDDAQYRIGICYYLLGESDKSLEEFTKFIQKYPASEFISKANETMKKISTEKNQAAVQKNVKEQVQKPKNDDSPKADMENKTEEPIEIIPESAEEVQDAVGTKATQNTNKKAKDKTQKEGKAKPK
- a CDS encoding MFS transporter, with amino-acid sequence MQKEKLFTRSYIFACIGNFLNCFGFYMLLPILPIFLIEKYRILQSHTGIILASYTFSAMIGRPIFAYFSDLFNRKTLYCLLLLIYSLLFLPYPFFEGMAFFLIIRSVHGFVFGAQSVCGNALITDIVDENRRGEGFGYFGISNSIAMAAGPMAGLYIHETTYDFFWIFIIAFLLCIAGFICILEVHLPKEKKRIERTPENKKLSFDKFFQIKGVYAGISLILLSYPYGLIVSFSALYGKELGILEGTGLFFALMSAGLILSRIFSGKIIDRGKLTTAITFGIFLVSLVLTLFSAIGFVKIQNIIYIKILFYLVGLFMGLGYGITFPAFNTLFVNLSPDNRRAAASSTYLTCWDVGLGGGLILGGIIMEKWGMSVAYSIGAISTFVSALYFSLFVSAHFRKNKLR